The following proteins are encoded in a genomic region of Synechococcus sp. ROS8604:
- the bchL gene encoding ferredoxin:protochlorophyllide reductase (ATP-dependent) iron-sulfur ATP-binding protein, whose translation MTTTLTRPADGDGSVQVHQDPGTKIEEGALVIAVYGKGGIGKSTTSSNLSAAFSKLGKRVLQIGCDPKHDSTFTLTHKMVPTVIDILEEVDFHSEELRPEDFMFTGYNGVKCVESGGPPAGTGCGGYVTGQTVKLLKEHHLLEDTDVVIFDVLGDVVCGGFAAPLQHANYCLIVTANDFDSIFAMNRIVQAIQAKAKNYKVRLGGVVANRSVDTDQIDKFNEKTGLRTMAHFKDVDAIRRSRLKKCTIFEMDENEDGVKAVQEEYIRLASNMLNNVEPLEAVSLKDREIFDLLGFD comes from the coding sequence ATGACCACAACTCTCACCCGTCCGGCGGACGGTGACGGCAGTGTTCAGGTCCATCAGGACCCAGGGACAAAAATTGAGGAGGGAGCTCTTGTCATTGCCGTCTATGGCAAAGGTGGCATCGGCAAATCCACTACCTCCTCCAACCTTTCTGCCGCATTTTCAAAATTAGGAAAACGCGTGCTCCAGATTGGTTGCGACCCTAAGCACGACAGCACCTTCACCCTCACCCACAAGATGGTGCCGACGGTGATTGACATCCTCGAGGAGGTGGACTTTCACAGCGAAGAACTCCGCCCCGAGGACTTCATGTTCACGGGTTACAACGGCGTGAAATGCGTCGAAAGCGGAGGGCCGCCCGCAGGCACCGGTTGCGGCGGTTACGTCACCGGCCAAACCGTGAAGCTGCTGAAGGAGCACCATCTTCTCGAAGACACCGATGTCGTGATCTTCGATGTGCTTGGCGACGTGGTTTGTGGTGGCTTCGCTGCACCCCTTCAACATGCGAACTATTGCTTGATCGTGACCGCAAACGATTTTGATTCCATCTTCGCGATGAACCGAATCGTGCAAGCGATCCAAGCCAAGGCGAAAAACTACAAGGTGCGCCTCGGAGGCGTCGTGGCCAATCGCTCCGTTGATACGGACCAGATCGATAAATTCAACGAAAAAACGGGCCTACGCACGATGGCTCATTTCAAGGATGTGGATGCTATTCGACGTTCACGCCTGAAAAAATGCACCATTTTCGAGATGGACGAAAACGAGGATGGCGTGAAAGCTGTTCAAGAGGAGTACATCCGCTTGGCCAGCAATATGCTCAATAATGTTGAACCATTGGAAGCCGTGTCCCTCAAAGACAGGGAGATCTTTGACCTTCTGGGTTTCGACTGA
- a CDS encoding protochlorophyllide reductase, with translation MGTPGSVLITGTTSGVGLNATQALVRQGWTVITANRNPQRAAGAADRLDIPRDRLHHILMDLGDLESVRHGVESLPGGVDALVCNAAVYEPKLKQPKRSPQGYELSMATNHLGHFLLIQLLLDRLKASTHPSKRIVILGTVTANSKELGGKIPIPAPADLGDLSGFEAGFLDPIAMANGQKFKPGKAYKDSKLCNMITTQELHRRIHADTGISCTSLYPGCVADTPLFRNTPKAFQVIFPWFQKKITGGYVSQSLAGERVAMVVANPDFSQSGVHWSWGNRQKKDGKQFSQELSDKATNPDVARRVWELSMKLVGL, from the coding sequence ATGGGAACCCCAGGCTCCGTTCTCATTACTGGAACAACCTCTGGTGTGGGCTTGAATGCCACGCAGGCGTTGGTTCGTCAGGGATGGACCGTGATCACGGCCAATCGGAACCCTCAGCGTGCTGCTGGCGCTGCTGATCGGCTGGACATTCCCCGCGATCGCCTGCATCACATCCTGATGGATTTAGGAGATCTCGAGAGTGTCCGCCACGGGGTGGAGAGCCTTCCCGGCGGGGTGGATGCTTTGGTTTGTAATGCGGCGGTTTACGAGCCGAAGTTGAAACAGCCCAAGCGCTCGCCACAGGGGTATGAACTGTCGATGGCCACCAATCACTTGGGCCATTTCTTGTTGATTCAGCTTCTTCTTGATCGCTTGAAGGCGTCTACCCATCCCTCAAAACGGATTGTCATCCTTGGCACAGTGACCGCTAATTCCAAGGAACTTGGAGGGAAAATCCCCATTCCAGCTCCAGCTGATCTTGGTGACCTCTCAGGTTTCGAAGCCGGCTTCCTCGATCCAATCGCGATGGCGAATGGCCAAAAATTTAAGCCCGGAAAGGCTTACAAAGACAGCAAGCTGTGCAACATGATCACCACTCAGGAACTTCATCGACGGATCCACGCGGATACCGGAATTAGCTGCACGTCTCTCTATCCAGGTTGTGTGGCTGACACGCCTTTATTTCGAAACACCCCGAAGGCATTTCAAGTGATTTTTCCTTGGTTTCAAAAAAAGATTACGGGAGGATATGTCTCTCAGTCTCTAGCTGGTGAGCGGGTTGCGATGGTGGTGGCGAATCCTGACTTCAGCCAGTCAGGTGTGCATTGGAGTTGGGGCAATCGTCAAAAAAAGGATGGCAAGCAATTCAGCCAAGAATTGTCCGACAAGGCGACAAATCCAGATGTCGCCCGTCGGGTTTGGGAGCTTTCAATGAAACTCGTGGGTCTCTGA
- the psaM gene encoding photosystem I reaction center subunit XII has product MVSSITQTEIFIALVVAAHAGVLAVRLCVSLYRA; this is encoded by the coding sequence ATGGTCAGTTCTATTACTCAAACTGAGATTTTCATCGCTTTAGTGGTGGCTGCTCATGCCGGCGTGTTGGCTGTTCGCCTTTGTGTGAGCCTGTATCGGGCGTGA
- a CDS encoding CRR6 family NdhI maturation factor, translating into MDAQSRTQPVVVDAVAIQTLDLRALNPWMERPLTDLLIDSAGLELQYNWPRDADDPRELSECPEPRLWALRADAVHPWLPLVLERSGGSLIQHVAMVVPHDFSPSEGIRFDPQALEIWITHRFMLLDHLGKHLPQSQRGNLLQMAATIGYEVDAAFWTLLDQR; encoded by the coding sequence ATGGATGCCCAAAGCCGAACGCAACCCGTTGTTGTCGATGCCGTTGCCATTCAGACGCTTGATCTCAGGGCGCTGAACCCATGGATGGAACGGCCGCTCACAGATCTTCTCATCGATAGTGCGGGGTTAGAGCTGCAGTACAACTGGCCGCGGGATGCCGACGATCCCAGAGAGCTGAGTGAATGCCCGGAGCCCCGACTTTGGGCCCTCAGGGCCGATGCCGTGCACCCCTGGCTCCCTCTCGTGCTGGAGCGATCTGGCGGAAGCCTGATCCAACACGTGGCGATGGTGGTCCCCCACGACTTCAGTCCCAGTGAAGGGATTCGCTTCGACCCTCAAGCCCTGGAGATCTGGATCACCCACCGGTTCATGCTTCTCGATCACCTGGGGAAACACCTTCCCCAATCTCAGCGGGGCAACTTGCTCCAGATGGCCGCCACCATTGGCTACGAAGTGGATGCCGCGTTCTGGACTCTCCTTGATCAACGCTGA
- a CDS encoding sulfite exporter TauE/SafE family protein, which translates to MEIVDWLLVVPLGLLAGGLAGLLGIGGGLIFAPLLLWMGLTPHQALATSTFAIVPTAISGTATHLRARTVPAPAGWAIGIAAFVTALVFSRLGRLVDGWHLLALQSLLYLFLACTIQSRSNDSGSDTDQTFSLQGLTAVGGLAGFAGGMLGLGGGLVMVPVMVRGLAVPIRLAIRFSTVAVACSTAAASLQFLSEGRGQPTLGLILGGVAAVGAQWSASRLDDVRADRLAWMLRGLAILLAFDSARRAFQLALLG; encoded by the coding sequence ATGGAGATTGTGGATTGGCTCCTGGTGGTGCCTCTGGGACTGCTTGCCGGGGGCTTGGCTGGTCTGCTGGGGATTGGCGGTGGGTTGATTTTCGCTCCTCTGTTGCTCTGGATGGGATTAACACCCCATCAGGCTCTGGCGACAAGCACCTTCGCCATTGTGCCGACGGCGATCAGCGGCACGGCTACCCATCTGCGCGCGCGAACGGTGCCTGCTCCGGCTGGATGGGCCATTGGCATCGCCGCTTTTGTAACGGCCCTGGTCTTCAGTCGCTTGGGGCGCTTGGTCGATGGATGGCACTTGTTAGCGCTGCAATCACTTCTTTATTTGTTTTTGGCTTGCACGATTCAGTCACGCTCCAATGATTCGGGGTCAGATACGGATCAGACGTTTTCGTTGCAAGGACTGACCGCCGTGGGTGGCTTGGCAGGATTTGCCGGTGGAATGTTGGGCTTGGGCGGCGGCCTCGTGATGGTGCCCGTGATGGTGCGGGGGTTGGCCGTCCCGATTCGACTCGCGATCCGATTCAGCACGGTGGCAGTGGCCTGTTCCACCGCAGCGGCGTCTCTTCAGTTTCTTTCTGAAGGGAGAGGGCAACCCACGCTGGGCCTGATTCTGGGTGGAGTGGCTGCAGTGGGGGCGCAGTGGAGTGCCTCGCGCTTGGACGATGTGAGGGCTGATCGGCTGGCCTGGATGCTGCGCGGCCTGGCCATTCTGTTGGCGTTTGATAGTGCTCGCAGAGCATTCCAGCTAGCGCTCCTTGGGTGA
- a CDS encoding lipoate--protein ligase family protein yields the protein MSIPASCRSEFETHGRLIPAVAGQGPDHMAFDALLLEQCQTTNNPGPVLRFYLWEGSWLSLGRHQTLRSNHWFDLVKSGRLAMVRRPSGGGAVLHGGGLTYALIWPHPPRQRREAYGRVNRWIASGLARLGLELHPGDEPALAGSRNCFASATTADLVDPAGHKRIGSAQFWQRGHLLQHGEIPLAPSQQLWEDVFGTAPPCWQPCAPSAASVEAALTEAIAELWPGLSWDVTPISSKERQLISERAAGYEVNESEVSSNNPEARIDMTAWRSGKPKG from the coding sequence ATGTCGATTCCTGCATCCTGCCGGTCTGAGTTCGAAACCCACGGCCGACTGATCCCAGCTGTCGCCGGCCAAGGTCCAGACCATATGGCCTTTGACGCCCTGTTGCTGGAACAGTGCCAAACCACAAACAACCCTGGCCCCGTGCTCCGCTTCTATCTCTGGGAAGGGTCCTGGCTGTCACTGGGGCGCCATCAAACACTACGGTCGAATCATTGGTTCGATCTGGTGAAAAGCGGACGCTTAGCCATGGTCCGTCGCCCCAGCGGTGGAGGCGCTGTCCTGCATGGTGGTGGACTCACCTACGCCTTGATCTGGCCGCATCCACCCCGACAACGCCGCGAAGCCTATGGCCGGGTGAACCGCTGGATCGCATCTGGATTAGCCCGACTCGGCCTAGAGCTTCACCCAGGAGATGAACCTGCCCTCGCTGGAAGCCGAAATTGCTTCGCCAGCGCCACCACGGCGGATTTAGTCGATCCTGCAGGGCATAAACGCATCGGCAGCGCCCAGTTTTGGCAGAGGGGGCACCTGCTGCAGCACGGTGAAATCCCCTTGGCCCCGTCCCAACAGCTTTGGGAAGACGTCTTTGGAACGGCTCCACCCTGCTGGCAGCCCTGCGCACCGTCGGCGGCCAGCGTGGAAGCGGCTCTGACCGAAGCCATTGCCGAGCTTTGGCCAGGACTCAGCTGGGACGTGACGCCAATCAGCAGCAAGGAGCGGCAGCTGATCAGCGAACGGGCAGCTGGTTATGAAGTCAACGAATCCGAGGTCTCATCCAACAATCCCGAGGCACGCATCGACATGACCGCCTGGAGAAGCGGTAAGCCAAAGGGATAG
- a CDS encoding site-2 protease family protein, translating to MGEGWQLMQIRGIPLRVHPSWFIILVLFTLAFQQQAAALPEGSGAPVLSWLLGLATALLLFVSVLLHELGHSLVALREGVKVNSITLFLLGGVARVERECSTPMGSFRVAAAGPAVSFALAGLLLASQHAATHANPLLGNLVGQLGALNLVLAVFNLLPGLPLDGGLILKALVWQFTGSQRRGIQVATATGRLLSLSAIMIGVYIFLRGGGFTGLWLVMLGWFGMGASRSQSQTLALQQLLINLRVGPASSKRYRVLEADQSLRSLSQMRLRGAESESDLMPDWVLVCRSGRWLGYVTDQPLKDLSVQYWDRQTVGEHMRPLAELPSLQESAPLWKAVLALEQSEHGRLLVTGAAGLPSGTLDRSDVGEAVLKGLSLKLPPPLLEASRRRNDYPFGLPLLQAVMSMRASGLLDETSDSLTS from the coding sequence ATGGGCGAAGGCTGGCAGCTGATGCAGATTCGCGGCATTCCGCTGAGGGTTCACCCCAGCTGGTTCATCATTTTGGTGTTGTTCACCCTTGCTTTTCAGCAACAGGCCGCGGCTCTTCCAGAAGGGTCTGGTGCGCCAGTCCTTAGCTGGTTGTTGGGTTTGGCCACGGCACTCCTGCTGTTTGTCTCCGTGCTTTTGCACGAACTGGGCCATTCCCTTGTCGCCTTAAGGGAAGGAGTCAAGGTGAACAGCATCACGCTGTTTTTGCTTGGTGGCGTTGCTCGCGTGGAACGGGAATGCTCCACGCCGATGGGATCGTTTCGGGTGGCCGCGGCTGGACCAGCCGTCAGCTTTGCTTTGGCTGGTTTGCTATTGGCCAGTCAGCACGCTGCAACCCATGCCAATCCATTGCTGGGCAATCTTGTTGGTCAGCTTGGTGCACTGAATTTGGTCTTGGCAGTGTTCAATCTTTTGCCGGGATTGCCCCTTGATGGAGGCTTGATCCTTAAAGCGCTTGTGTGGCAGTTCACGGGGAGCCAACGCCGCGGGATTCAGGTGGCGACGGCCACGGGGCGGCTTCTCTCGCTGAGCGCGATCATGATTGGGGTTTATATCTTCCTTCGTGGTGGGGGATTCACAGGCCTTTGGCTTGTGATGTTGGGTTGGTTTGGCATGGGAGCTTCGCGCTCCCAGTCTCAGACCCTGGCGCTGCAGCAGCTCTTGATCAATTTGCGGGTAGGACCTGCCTCCTCCAAGCGTTACCGGGTGTTGGAAGCCGATCAAAGCTTGCGCAGCCTGAGCCAAATGCGCCTGAGAGGAGCTGAGTCGGAGAGCGATCTGATGCCCGACTGGGTGCTTGTTTGCCGGTCTGGGCGCTGGCTCGGATACGTCACTGATCAGCCACTCAAAGACCTCTCCGTTCAGTACTGGGATCGACAGACCGTGGGGGAGCATATGCGACCGCTGGCTGAACTTCCCTCTCTTCAAGAGTCGGCTCCCCTGTGGAAGGCCGTTCTCGCACTCGAGCAAAGTGAGCATGGACGATTGCTTGTGACTGGTGCTGCTGGTCTTCCCTCCGGAACTCTCGATCGCAGTGATGTGGGCGAAGCGGTTTTGAAGGGGCTGTCCCTCAAATTGCCGCCCCCCCTGCTCGAAGCCTCTAGGCGCCGCAATGACTATCCCTTTGGCTTACCGCTTCTCCAGGCGGTCATGTCGATGCGTGCCTCGGGATTGTTGGATGAGACCTCGGATTCGTTGACTTCATAA
- a CDS encoding phosphoribosylanthranilate isomerase has protein sequence MSDAAIALKICGLTDRSQACSIAAMGVQAIGVIGVDNTPRCVEEPLRRAIFAELETRHPDVERVWVVADCSDHAIQSALQGDGTPTIVQLHGSETPERCLQLKQQHPSVRWWKALRLRTEQDLSELSSFESHIDALLLDAWSPDQLGGTGHRLDPSWFTHLHDQLKPNTIWWLAGGISAEWVPDLLGLVSPYGLDASSRLEAKPGVKDLDKVRALVQAVHDNRPLRQ, from the coding sequence ATGTCCGATGCGGCTATCGCTCTGAAGATCTGTGGGCTCACCGATCGCTCTCAAGCCTGTTCGATCGCAGCGATGGGAGTGCAGGCGATCGGCGTGATCGGCGTGGACAACACCCCCCGTTGCGTCGAGGAGCCGCTCCGACGTGCCATCTTTGCGGAATTGGAAACGCGGCATCCGGACGTCGAGCGCGTCTGGGTTGTCGCGGATTGCTCCGATCACGCCATCCAAAGCGCACTTCAAGGCGATGGGACACCAACGATCGTTCAACTGCATGGATCGGAAACGCCAGAGCGCTGCCTTCAGCTGAAGCAGCAGCATCCATCAGTGCGCTGGTGGAAAGCTCTGAGACTGCGCACAGAACAAGATTTGAGTGAACTGAGCTCCTTTGAATCCCATATTGATGCCCTGTTACTGGATGCCTGGAGCCCTGATCAACTTGGCGGCACCGGCCATCGCCTGGACCCAAGCTGGTTTACCCACTTGCATGACCAGCTCAAACCCAACACCATTTGGTGGTTGGCTGGAGGAATCAGCGCCGAATGGGTCCCTGACCTTCTCGGGCTGGTTTCCCCCTATGGACTCGATGCCTCAAGCCGACTGGAAGCGAAGCCGGGAGTGAAAGACCTGGACAAAGTTCGCGCCCTTGTTCAAGCCGTTCATGACAACAGACCACTTCGGCAATAA
- the folE gene encoding GTP cyclohydrolase I codes for MTSTIPAISNGTLTSLNAEVQPVSQRIRQRLIDQGVSFLANDNVAAFIQTGELDELEIEVADRVRELLRSLVIDIENDHNTAETAERVARMYLREVFKGRYHHQPKVASFPNVKQLDEIYTVGPITVRSACSHHLVPIMGNCWIGIKPGDRVIGLSKFTRVADWVFSRPHIQEEAVMILADEIERLCAPQGLGIIIKAQHYCMKWRGVREPQTSMVNSVVRGDFRHDPSLKQEFFELVRQQEAMLST; via the coding sequence ATGACTTCTACAATTCCAGCTATCTCCAACGGCACTTTGACTTCACTGAATGCTGAAGTTCAACCCGTTTCTCAGAGAATTCGCCAGCGTCTCATCGATCAGGGTGTTTCTTTCCTGGCAAATGACAACGTTGCGGCATTCATCCAAACCGGTGAGCTCGATGAACTCGAGATAGAGGTTGCTGATCGTGTCAGGGAGCTTCTGCGCAGCCTGGTCATTGATATCGAAAATGATCACAACACAGCTGAAACGGCCGAGCGTGTGGCTCGGATGTATCTCCGTGAGGTGTTTAAGGGTCGCTATCACCATCAACCCAAGGTGGCGAGTTTCCCCAACGTCAAGCAGCTCGACGAGATCTATACCGTTGGCCCCATCACCGTTCGCTCTGCCTGCTCCCACCACCTCGTCCCAATCATGGGGAACTGTTGGATCGGCATTAAGCCTGGCGATCGTGTGATTGGTCTCTCCAAGTTCACCCGTGTGGCTGATTGGGTGTTCTCAAGGCCGCACATCCAAGAGGAAGCGGTGATGATCCTTGCTGACGAAATTGAACGGCTCTGTGCTCCTCAAGGTTTGGGCATCATCATCAAGGCTCAGCACTACTGCATGAAATGGAGAGGTGTGCGTGAACCGCAAACCAGCATGGTGAATTCAGTGGTTCGTGGTGATTTCCGTCATGACCCGAGCCTCAAGCAAGAATTTTTCGAGCTTGTGCGCCAACAGGAAGCCATGCTCAGCACCTGA
- a CDS encoding SDR family oxidoreductase → MPSVLITGASRGIGRCTAFTFAEAGWDLILLSRDEASLQSLATELASTGQRIVHGAVDLTKPEEIAPGVATLLGQGLTPSVLINNAGAAWTGELLEMPLDRWNWLMQLNLTSVFQMCAAVVPAMRPQGGLVINISSHAARNAFPNWGAYCTVKAALASFTRCLAEEERAHGIRACTLTLGAVDTSLWDSPTVQSTFDRRAMLPVEQAAVTLLHLAQQPSTQIIEDLTLMPATGAF, encoded by the coding sequence TTGCCCTCTGTACTAATTACCGGAGCATCACGCGGCATTGGCCGCTGTACTGCCTTTACGTTTGCTGAAGCTGGCTGGGATCTCATCCTTCTGTCGCGAGACGAAGCTTCTCTTCAATCCCTAGCGACTGAATTGGCTTCAACGGGTCAACGCATCGTGCACGGAGCTGTTGATCTCACCAAACCTGAGGAGATCGCTCCAGGGGTGGCAACCTTGCTCGGTCAGGGGCTTACACCGTCTGTACTGATTAACAACGCAGGCGCTGCTTGGACCGGAGAGCTGCTCGAGATGCCCTTGGATCGCTGGAATTGGCTGATGCAACTCAACCTCACCAGCGTGTTTCAGATGTGCGCTGCTGTGGTTCCTGCCATGCGTCCTCAAGGCGGACTTGTGATCAACATCAGTAGCCATGCCGCACGAAATGCTTTCCCGAACTGGGGGGCGTACTGCACGGTGAAGGCCGCCTTAGCCAGCTTCACGCGCTGCCTTGCTGAAGAGGAAAGGGCGCACGGGATTCGTGCCTGCACGCTCACCCTCGGTGCTGTTGACACGTCACTTTGGGATTCTCCAACGGTTCAGAGCACGTTTGACCGGCGTGCCATGCTTCCAGTCGAGCAAGCTGCTGTTACGCTTCTTCATCTTGCGCAGCAACCGTCCACACAAATTATTGAAGACCTCACTTTGATGCCAGCTACTGGTGCCTTTTAA
- a CDS encoding acetyl-CoA carboxylase carboxyltransferase subunit alpha: protein MARRPLLEFEKPLIELEQQIEQIRQLARDSEVDVSQQLLQLETLAARRREEIFQNLTPAQKIQVARHPHRPSTLDFIQMFCDDWVELHGDRRGSDDQALVGGLGRLGDRSVVLLGHQKGRDTKENVARNFGMATPGGYRKALRLMEHADRFGLPILAFIDTPGAYAGLLAEEQGQGEAIAVNLREMFRLRVPIIATVIGEGGSGGALGIGVADRLLMFEHSVYTVASPEACASILWRDAAKAPEAAAALRITGKDLLSLGVVDEVLAEPSGGNNWAPLEAGATLREALERNLAELSALPHQELRDQRYRKFRAMGRFLDPTASDADSAS from the coding sequence ATGGCACGTCGCCCCCTGCTTGAGTTTGAAAAGCCCCTGATTGAGCTTGAACAGCAGATTGAGCAGATCCGCCAGTTGGCAAGGGATTCAGAAGTTGATGTCAGCCAGCAGTTGCTTCAGCTGGAAACCCTTGCTGCTCGCAGACGCGAAGAGATTTTTCAAAATCTGACTCCAGCGCAGAAAATTCAGGTTGCTCGTCACCCTCATCGTCCGAGCACTCTGGATTTCATTCAGATGTTCTGCGATGACTGGGTTGAGCTCCATGGTGACCGTCGCGGGAGCGACGATCAGGCTTTGGTGGGTGGCCTCGGTCGGTTGGGTGATCGCTCGGTGGTCTTATTGGGCCATCAAAAGGGGCGTGACACCAAGGAAAACGTGGCTCGGAACTTTGGGATGGCGACCCCAGGTGGTTATCGCAAAGCCCTGCGATTGATGGAGCATGCCGATCGTTTTGGCCTGCCCATTCTTGCTTTTATCGACACGCCTGGTGCCTATGCAGGCCTGCTGGCTGAGGAGCAGGGCCAGGGGGAGGCGATTGCCGTCAACCTTCGCGAGATGTTCCGCCTGAGAGTGCCCATCATCGCCACGGTGATTGGGGAAGGGGGATCTGGCGGTGCTCTTGGAATCGGTGTTGCTGACCGTCTGCTGATGTTCGAACACAGCGTCTACACGGTGGCGAGTCCTGAGGCATGCGCCTCGATTCTGTGGCGTGATGCAGCGAAAGCACCGGAAGCAGCGGCGGCGTTGCGCATCACCGGCAAAGACTTACTCAGCCTTGGCGTGGTGGATGAGGTGCTTGCAGAACCGTCAGGTGGAAACAATTGGGCCCCACTTGAGGCAGGAGCAACGCTGCGGGAAGCTCTCGAACGAAATCTTGCTGAGCTTTCAGCACTCCCGCACCAAGAATTGCGGGATCAGCGTTACCGAAAGTTTCGGGCGATGGGCCGCTTCCTTGATCCCACCGCGTCAGATGCTGATTCAGCTTCTTAG
- a CDS encoding long-chain acyl-[acyl-carrier-protein] reductase: MFGLIGHSTSFEAARRKALELGFDHIAEGDLDVWCSAPPQLVEHLEVTSLTGKTIEGAYIDSCFVPEMLSRFKTARRKVLNAMELAQKKGINITALGGFTSIIFENFNLLKHQTIRSTTLEWERFTTGNTHTAWVISRQVEINAPLLGIDLSKARVAVVGATGDIGSAVCRWLTKRTGIKELLMVARRQQPLQDLQQELGGGSILSLDEALPEADVVVWVASMPRTLEIDADRLQKPCLMIDGGYPKNLDSRVAGKGVHILKGGIVEFVSDIGWTMMENAEWQMEKPQRQMFACFAEAILLEFESCHTNFSWGRNNITLEKMDFIGAASMRHGFTTLNLQGQLQAAAA, translated from the coding sequence ATGTTTGGTCTGATCGGACATTCCACCAGTTTTGAAGCTGCTAGGCGTAAAGCTTTAGAGCTGGGTTTCGATCACATTGCAGAGGGTGATCTGGATGTCTGGTGCAGTGCTCCCCCTCAGTTGGTAGAGCATCTGGAAGTCACGAGCCTGACTGGAAAAACAATCGAAGGGGCCTATATCGATTCGTGTTTTGTGCCCGAAATGCTGAGCCGTTTCAAAACGGCAAGGCGCAAGGTGCTGAACGCCATGGAGCTGGCTCAGAAGAAAGGCATCAACATCACAGCTCTAGGCGGCTTTACCTCAATTATTTTTGAGAACTTCAACCTGCTCAAGCATCAAACCATTCGTAGCACCACCCTGGAGTGGGAGCGGTTTACGACTGGAAACACCCATACGGCTTGGGTGATCAGTCGACAGGTTGAAATCAATGCTCCTTTGCTTGGCATTGATCTCAGCAAGGCTCGGGTCGCGGTGGTGGGAGCCACTGGAGATATCGGTAGTGCCGTTTGCCGCTGGTTAACCAAGCGCACTGGAATTAAAGAGCTGCTGATGGTCGCTCGTCGGCAGCAGCCCCTGCAAGACCTGCAACAGGAATTAGGTGGTGGCAGCATCCTCAGCCTGGATGAAGCGCTTCCTGAGGCTGATGTTGTTGTCTGGGTCGCGAGCATGCCCCGCACGTTGGAAATTGATGCGGATCGACTACAGAAACCCTGCTTGATGATTGACGGTGGGTATCCGAAGAATCTTGATTCCAGGGTGGCTGGAAAAGGCGTTCACATTCTTAAAGGAGGCATCGTTGAATTTGTGTCCGATATCGGCTGGACGATGATGGAAAATGCTGAATGGCAGATGGAGAAGCCTCAGCGGCAGATGTTTGCTTGCTTCGCTGAAGCCATTCTTCTCGAATTTGAGTCTTGCCACACCAACTTCAGCTGGGGTAGGAACAACATCACCCTTGAAAAAATGGACTTTATTGGTGCTGCCTCGATGCGGCACGGTTTCACCACGCTCAACCTTCAGGGGCAGCTTCAGGCTGCCGCTGCCTGA
- a CDS encoding aldehyde oxygenase (deformylating): MSSLDYTAVAVLDDQQGLAELPDFTTDAYKDAYSRINAIVIEGEQEAHDNYISLGTLIPDQAEELAKLAKMEMKHMKGFTACAKNLNVVADMPFAQEFFAPLHGNFQAALKEGKVVTCLLIQALLIEAFAISAYHIYIPVADPFARKITEGVVKDEYTHLNYGQEWLKANFEASRDELMEANKVNLPLIRSMLEQVAADASVLHMEKEDLIEDFLIAYQEALNEIGFSSRDIARMAAAALTV, from the coding sequence ATGTCATCCCTTGACTACACAGCAGTCGCTGTGCTCGACGATCAGCAGGGTTTGGCAGAGCTACCTGATTTCACGACGGATGCTTACAAGGATGCCTACAGCCGCATCAACGCCATCGTGATCGAAGGTGAGCAGGAAGCTCATGACAATTACATCTCCTTAGGCACGCTGATCCCTGATCAGGCTGAGGAACTCGCCAAGCTGGCGAAGATGGAAATGAAGCACATGAAGGGTTTCACCGCCTGTGCCAAAAATCTCAACGTTGTGGCTGATATGCCCTTCGCTCAGGAGTTTTTTGCTCCCTTGCATGGCAATTTTCAAGCCGCTCTTAAAGAGGGCAAGGTGGTTACCTGCCTGCTGATTCAGGCCCTCTTGATCGAGGCTTTCGCGATCTCGGCATATCACATCTACATCCCTGTTGCTGACCCCTTCGCGCGCAAAATTACGGAGGGGGTCGTTAAGGACGAATACACCCACCTCAACTACGGCCAAGAGTGGCTGAAGGCCAATTTCGAGGCAAGCCGCGACGAGTTGATGGAAGCCAACAAGGTGAATCTTCCGCTCATTCGCTCGATGCTTGAGCAGGTGGCTGCTGATGCTTCTGTCCTGCACATGGAAAAGGAAGATTTGATCGAAGACTTTTTGATCGCTTATCAGGAAGCCTTGAACGAAATCGGTTTCAGCTCCCGCGATATCGCTCGCATGGCGGCAGCAGCTCTTACGGTTTAA